In Bosea sp. (in: a-proteobacteria), one DNA window encodes the following:
- the purN gene encoding phosphoribosylglycinamide formyltransferase, translating into MVSLAQAAEAPDYPAKIALVISNIPDVAGLERARAFGIATATVDHRPFGKDREAFERAVDELLRVNQIELIVLAGFMRILTPWFVKRWEGRMINIHPSLLPLFKGTHTHRQALEAGVTEHGCSVHFVVPELDAGPVILQAKVPVKPGDDEETLAARVLVEEHRLYPAALAEVASGRSRLEAGAVVRG; encoded by the coding sequence ATGGTCTCGCTGGCGCAGGCGGCCGAGGCGCCGGATTATCCGGCTAAGATCGCGCTGGTTATCTCCAACATTCCCGATGTCGCCGGGCTTGAGCGGGCGCGCGCGTTCGGCATCGCCACGGCGACGGTAGACCACCGCCCCTTCGGCAAGGACCGCGAGGCCTTCGAGCGCGCTGTCGATGAGCTGCTGCGGGTCAACCAGATCGAGCTCATCGTGCTCGCCGGCTTCATGCGCATCCTGACGCCCTGGTTCGTCAAGCGCTGGGAGGGGCGGATGATCAACATCCATCCCTCGCTGCTGCCGCTGTTCAAGGGCACGCATACGCACCGGCAGGCGCTGGAAGCCGGTGTCACCGAACATGGCTGCTCGGTGCATTTCGTCGTGCCGGAGCTCGATGCCGGGCCGGTGATCCTGCAAGCGAAGGTGCCGGTTAAGCCCGGCGACGACGAGGAGACGCTCGCCGCGCGCGTCCTCGTCGAGGAGCACAGGCTCTATCCGGCGGCGCTGGCGGAGGTCGCCTCCGGCCGATCGAGGCTCGAAGCCGGCGCCGTCGTCCGCGGCTGA